The nucleotide window GCCTTCAGGTGTTTTCCTCCGAAGAACATGAACTGCGGGAGATGAGAAAGCGCATCAAGGATTTGGAGGAGGAGAACGCCATCCTAAAAAAGGCGATGCACTTCTTCGCGAGAGACCATCGGTAAGGTACCAGTTCATTCATGAACACCGCTTCGAGTACCGATTGGAGAAGATGTGCAAGGTATTACATGTATCTCGAAGTGGATACTACAAGTGGCGCGACAGAGACGAAAGCCAGCGTGACAAGCAACGCAAAGAATGGACCGTGCAGGTGAAGGAAGTGTTCCTTCGTTCACACCAGCTCTACGGCAGCCCAAAAGTGGCCAAGAAGCTGAACCAAGAGGGCGTCAGCATTTCGCAACGCACGGTGGCGCGCATCATGAAAGCAGAAGGGCTGAAGTCTCGCACTGTAAAAAAGTACAAAGCGACGACGAACAGTAAGCATAACCACCCTGTGCAGGAAAATGTGCTGGATCAGTCGTTCGTCGCGACTAAGCCCAATGAGAAGTGGGTAGCGGACATCACCTACATCCCGACAGATGAGGGATGGCTCTACCTCGCGACGCTCATGGACTTATACTCGCGCAAAATCGTTGGCTGGCATATGAGTGACCGCATGACAAAAGAGCTCGTCCTGAAGGCGCTGGAACAACCCCACATGCGACAAAAACCGAAGGGTTCGGTGCTCCATCACAGCGACAGAGGAAGCCAATATGCCTCGCTGGAATATCAAAAGCGCCTGGCTCAATACGGGATGCAAGGCAGTATGAGCCGCAAGGACAACTGTTACGACAATGCCTGCATCGAGTCCTTTCACGGGATTCTCAAGCGAGAGCTCGTCTACCAGACGAAGTTTGCGACACGTGAGGAAGCGAAACAACAGCTCTTTGAGTATATAGAAATATTTTACAATAACCAACGTATTCACTCGACCTTGGGGTATCGTTCTCCATCTGAATACGAACGTATGTACTCTAAAAATGCTGCATAATTGTAAAATATCTGTGTCTACTCTCTTTACTTAATATCAAGATATCCATCGTAACCCAGCAGTATTAAATCAATACATGCCTTGGTCCAAACACATCCAAACAGCATGTGGAAAATAAAATAGCCGTATATCTCATGAAAAAGTGAATGATATACGGCTATTTGCGATGCGTACCGTAAAGGTGCGCTTATTTTTATAATTCGGGCTTACTATTCTCTTTACTTAATATCAGATGGAGCAAAGTAGAAATAGTGTACCATGATTTGCTACTTTGCCCCTGGTTACAGCAACGTTGGTACTGGGTCTAGTACTGTAATGCAAAATGCCCACGTCTCTTAGACGTGGGCTAATAATTATTAAAATTTCTCTATATACTAGTAATGTCACTACTCTCTTCATTAATGTGAATTGAATTCAGAATATTTTGTAAGAGTTTTTTTAATTAAAGTCTGAGATTGCATTAGTCCCAAATAAATTTATACAAAGGATGTAGATTAGCATATTTTCCATCCTAACGGTATCATAAAGTTAGTTTAATTCCAATTTCAGAGAAAGAAGTTCTACTTTCCTCAAGTCCTTCTAAGTCTTTTGTTCCAATCATCTCTATTTCTGCTTGAGACAATATAATATCCTGGTTAGGGTTAGTAACTTTTCTTTGATATATAGACTCTAACAATAAGACTTGATTGTTATCCATTTCATGATATTCTATCCATGCTTCCTTTGCCAGTTTTATATTTATGAATTGATTTTCTAATATAAATCCACTATGCTCTTGCATATCATTAAAGGAGTCTAATGAATAGATTGTGGATGAATCTCCCCAAAAAGACGTTGTAATAACAGGAACTACCTTTCCATCTTCTTCTTCCAATAGATACTGTAGTGTTTCAGTTTTTGCAATTTTTTTAACGGATTGTGATGCTCCTTCAAAATATTCTAGAGCTGGCTTTAAATGATTATTTCTAGTACTAGCAGCATCATACAATGCTGCTACACAATAACTAGAGTGAAATGTTACAGTTCCACGGGCTCCTTGACTATCTTGTATATTATAATTATTACCGTCCCATGAATGTTCATGGGCAAACATTGGGGAGTGAGCTACCATAATCGCATGTGCAATTGATGCTAACATGCATCCTTTCCATAGCTCATTACTCGTAAGATTGAACTCATGTACATTTACATTCATTTAAATTCCTCCTTCTTCATCTATTCCATTTTTTTCTGTTTTCTGCACGAGACAATACTTGAGCATTTTTAAAGCTATTAGGTCCCCTCTTACTTCTCGCTATCATATGGTCTATTGCCCATTCATTAGGGCATGGTTTCACTCCCCTTTTATTCCTCTTAGGCCTACAGAGTACTTTACCAGATAAATCTGATCTGACTACACCTTTGTTTCTTCTCATATTTTCTGCAATTATTTTTTCTTTTTGCTTTTTTGTAAAATTTTTACCGCGCCCTACACTTCTTGAATCCTTTAAATGACTATAGTGAGAAGTTACTTTCTTATATTTTACCCCTCTAATAAGTCCTTTGGCTAGCTTTATTCTTCCGCCACCTATTGCTCCAAGTGCTGCTTTTTGAATAATCTTTCTAGGTGACGCTCCAGCTTTATAAGCTGAATATCCATCATATACAGCAAATCCACCATTCACTACAAGCCAAAATGCGTTTCCATCTGGATCTACACCCATCACCGGGTTATTATCAGCATACGTATACCCATTCTGCGTAATTGGGTCATCCGCATCACCCGGATCTGGGTCTACCGAAATAAACACACCATGCACCGGATGGTAATACCGCGCCATGAGGTAATACATGCCGATTTCTTTATCATACATGTATCCCGCATATCCAAACGGATTATCTACTGCTAAGCCTTCTGCACTGCTTGTCAGCACATTGCCCCACGCATCGTACGTATATTGCGCCATGACTTTGCCTGTGCTGTCTGTCATCGCAATGACATCACCATGTG belongs to Ectobacillus sp. JY-23 and includes:
- a CDS encoding IS3 family transposase (programmed frameshift); translated protein: MKRYDEDFKKQTVQYLVSEGKSVAQVARELKISVDTLHGWKKKYTKEPEIQSLQVFSSEEHELREMRKRIKDLEEENAILKKGDALLRERPSVRYQFIHEHRFEYRLEKMCKVLHVSRSGYYKWRDRDESQRDKQRKEWTVQVKEVFLRSHQLYGSPKVAKKLNQEGVSISQRTVARIMKAEGLKSRTVKKYKATTNSKHNHPVQENVLDQSFVATKPNEKWVADITYIPTDEGWLYLATLMDLYSRKIVGWHMSDRMTKELVLKALEQPHMRQKPKGSVLHHSDRGSQYASLEYQKRLAQYGMQGSMSRKDNCYDNACIESFHGILKRELVYQTKFATREEAKQQLFEYIEIFYNNQRIHSTLGYRSPSEYERMYSKNAA